A single Chitinimonas sp. BJYL2 DNA region contains:
- the hisG gene encoding ATP phosphoribosyltransferase has protein sequence MITIALSKGRIFEETVPLLAAAGIQPLEDPDSSRKLILATNRDDVRLVIVRATDVPTYVQYGAADIGIAGYDVLLEHGGAGLYQPLDLDIARCKLMVAVAEGFDYFGAVRQGARLRVATKYVESARQHFAGKGVHVDLIKLYGSMELAPLVGLADAIVDLVSTGGTLKANKLVAVEHVQDVSSRLVVNQAALKLKRNRIQPIIDAFSRASAHHHV, from the coding sequence ATGATTACCATCGCCCTGTCCAAAGGCCGCATTTTTGAAGAGACCGTGCCGCTGCTTGCAGCCGCCGGCATTCAGCCGCTGGAAGACCCCGACAGCTCACGCAAGCTTATCCTCGCTACCAACCGCGACGATGTGCGGCTGGTCATCGTGCGTGCGACGGATGTACCTACCTATGTGCAATACGGTGCCGCCGATATCGGCATTGCCGGGTACGACGTGCTGCTGGAGCATGGTGGTGCGGGCTTGTATCAGCCCCTCGATCTGGACATTGCACGCTGCAAGCTGATGGTGGCTGTTGCTGAGGGCTTCGATTACTTTGGCGCGGTGCGCCAGGGTGCGCGGCTGCGTGTGGCGACCAAATATGTGGAATCGGCACGCCAGCACTTTGCCGGTAAGGGTGTGCATGTGGATCTCATCAAGCTGTATGGCTCCATGGAACTGGCCCCGCTGGTGGGGTTGGCTGATGCGATAGTCGATCTGGTCAGCACTGGCGGCACGCTCAAGGCCAACAAGCTGGTGGCCGTGGAGCATGTGCAGGATGTGAGCTCGCGGCTGGTGGTCAACCAGGCCGCCCTCAAGCTCAAGCGCAACCGTATTCAACCGATCATTGACGCCTTCTCCCGTGCGAGCGCACACCATCACGTCTGA
- a CDS encoding nuclear transport factor 2 family protein translates to MTAEAALITRFYTAFQQGDWATMAACYHPEAHFSDPAFDLRGKQPAAMWRMLIEGATALEIRFNHVQGDRGEGSASWEAIYPFSQTGRTVHNRIQARFSFRDGLILRHEDQFDFWAWSRMALGAPGYLLGWSPLLRNKVRKMAAQRLGRFTEKHPEYR, encoded by the coding sequence ATGACGGCAGAGGCAGCACTGATCACGCGGTTCTACACCGCCTTTCAGCAAGGCGATTGGGCAACCATGGCAGCCTGCTATCACCCTGAGGCGCATTTCAGCGATCCGGCTTTCGATCTGCGTGGCAAGCAGCCTGCGGCCATGTGGCGCATGCTGATCGAGGGCGCAACAGCGCTGGAAATCCGCTTCAACCATGTGCAGGGCGACCGAGGGGAGGGCTCAGCCAGCTGGGAAGCCATCTATCCCTTCTCGCAGACCGGCCGTACCGTGCACAACCGTATCCAGGCGCGCTTCAGCTTCCGCGATGGCCTGATCCTGCGTCATGAAGATCAGTTCGACTTCTGGGCTTGGAGCCGTATGGCATTGGGTGCGCCCGGCTATTTGCTGGGCTGGTCGCCCTTGCTGCGCAACAAGGTGCGCAAGATGGCGGCACAGCGGCTCGGGCGGTTTACCGAAAAACACCCCGAGTATCGCTGA
- the murA gene encoding UDP-N-acetylglucosamine 1-carboxyvinyltransferase → MDKLKITGNGPLAGEIVISGAKNAALPILCASLLTADTLRLTNVPQLRDVLTTQKLLQGMGMRVMTDNVHEFELTGRSVDKLEAPYELVKTMRASILVLGPMLARFGEARVSLPGGCAIGSRPVDQHIKGLQAMGAEINIEHGYIHARASRLKGARFSSDMVTVTGTENLLMAATLADGITVLENAAREPEVVDLAECLNKMGAKITGHGTDTITIEGVQALHGAEHAVMPDRIETGTFLCAVMIAGGKVVLRNTRANILESVLDKLREAGGYIEAGDGWIAIEMRGRPKAVDIRTLPYPAFPTDMQAQFMAMNCTASGAGVITETIFENRFMHVSELARMGADIHIDGHTAVVRGVDKLSGATVMATDLRASASLVIAGLAAQGETIVDRIYHLDRGYEHIEQKLGGVGAMIERIQ, encoded by the coding sequence ATGGATAAACTCAAGATCACCGGCAACGGCCCGCTCGCTGGCGAGATTGTCATCTCCGGCGCCAAGAACGCTGCCCTGCCCATCCTGTGCGCCAGCCTGCTGACGGCCGATACACTGCGCCTGACCAATGTCCCGCAGTTGCGCGATGTACTCACCACGCAAAAGCTGCTGCAAGGCATGGGCATGCGCGTGATGACCGATAACGTGCACGAATTCGAACTCACCGGCCGTAGCGTGGACAAGCTTGAAGCTCCTTATGAGCTGGTCAAGACCATGCGTGCGTCGATCCTGGTGCTGGGCCCCATGCTGGCGCGTTTTGGCGAGGCCCGCGTCTCGCTGCCCGGCGGCTGCGCCATCGGCAGCCGTCCGGTTGATCAGCACATCAAGGGCCTGCAGGCCATGGGTGCCGAGATCAATATCGAACATGGCTACATCCATGCCCGCGCCTCGCGCCTCAAGGGCGCGCGTTTTTCGTCCGACATGGTCACCGTGACCGGTACCGAGAACCTGCTGATGGCCGCCACGCTGGCGGATGGCATCACCGTACTGGAAAATGCGGCCCGCGAGCCCGAAGTGGTCGACCTGGCCGAGTGCCTGAACAAGATGGGCGCCAAGATCACGGGTCATGGTACCGACACGATCACGATCGAAGGCGTACAAGCCCTGCACGGCGCCGAACACGCCGTCATGCCTGATCGTATCGAGACCGGTACCTTCCTGTGCGCCGTTATGATTGCTGGCGGCAAGGTGGTGCTGCGTAATACTCGCGCCAACATCCTTGAGTCCGTGCTCGACAAGCTGCGCGAGGCGGGCGGCTACATTGAGGCCGGCGATGGCTGGATTGCGATTGAGATGCGCGGCCGCCCCAAGGCGGTCGATATCCGTACCTTGCCTTATCCGGCCTTCCCCACCGATATGCAGGCCCAGTTCATGGCCATGAACTGCACCGCCAGCGGCGCGGGCGTCATCACCGAGACCATTTTCGAGAATCGCTTCATGCACGTGTCCGAACTGGCGCGTATGGGTGCAGATATCCATATCGATGGTCACACGGCCGTGGTGCGCGGTGTCGACAAGCTCTCTGGCGCTACAGTAATGGCCACCGATCTGCGCGCCTCGGCGTCGCTCGTGATTGCCGGGCTGGCGGCGCAAGGCGAAACCATTGTGGATCGTATTTACCATCTGGATCGTGGTTACGAGCACATCGAGCAGAAGCTGGGTGGCGTGGGTGCCATGATCGAGCGTATCCAGTAA
- a CDS encoding BolA family protein, whose product MVTPEQVKQYIAAGLACEVLEVAGDGHHFEATIVANAFNGLPRVRQHQLVYQALGERMREEIHALSMKTYSPHEWKNRP is encoded by the coding sequence ATGGTTACCCCTGAACAAGTCAAACAATACATCGCTGCCGGTCTGGCTTGCGAAGTGCTCGAAGTCGCTGGCGATGGTCATCACTTCGAAGCCACCATCGTGGCCAATGCCTTCAATGGCCTGCCGCGTGTACGCCAGCACCAGCTTGTGTATCAGGCGCTCGGTGAGCGCATGCGCGAGGAAATCCACGCGCTGTCGATGAAAACCTACAGCCCGCACGAATGGAAAAACCGCCCGTAG
- a CDS encoding ABC transporter permease translates to MQGFATLFYKEILRFWKVSFQTVAAPVLTAVLYLLIFSHVLESHIEAYPGVRYTAFLIPGLAMMSVLQNAFANTSSSLIQSKITGNIVFILLPPLSHLEFFLAYVLAAVARGLVVGAGVLVATLMFAMPAFVYPLWILVFALLGAGVMAVLGLIAGIWAEKFDQLAAFQNFIIVPLTFLSGVFYSIHSLPAFWLGVSHLNPVFYAIDGFRYGFFGVSDVSPWLSLVVVSGTFIGLMAFSLHLLRTGYKLKH, encoded by the coding sequence ATGCAAGGTTTTGCGACCCTGTTCTACAAGGAAATCCTGCGCTTCTGGAAGGTCAGCTTCCAGACGGTGGCCGCACCCGTGCTCACGGCCGTGCTGTACCTGCTGATCTTTTCGCATGTGCTGGAATCCCATATTGAAGCCTATCCCGGCGTGCGTTACACCGCCTTCCTGATCCCCGGTCTGGCGATGATGTCGGTATTGCAGAACGCCTTCGCCAATACATCCAGCAGCCTGATCCAGTCCAAGATCACGGGCAATATTGTCTTCATCCTGCTGCCACCCCTGTCACATCTGGAATTCTTCCTCGCCTACGTGCTGGCTGCCGTGGCGAGGGGGTTGGTTGTTGGGGCCGGCGTGCTGGTGGCCACCTTGATGTTTGCCATGCCCGCCTTCGTCTACCCGCTATGGATTCTGGTTTTTGCTTTGCTGGGGGCGGGGGTGATGGCGGTACTGGGGCTGATTGCCGGCATCTGGGCTGAGAAATTCGATCAGCTTGCCGCCTTCCAGAACTTCATCATCGTGCCGCTGACGTTTTTGTCGGGCGTTTTCTACTCGATACATTCCTTGCCGGCCTTCTGGCTGGGCGTATCGCATCTGAACCCGGTTTTCTATGCCATTGATGGTTTCCGTTACGGCTTCTTTGGCGTCAGCGATGTTTCGCCCTGGCTGAGCCTGGTGGTGGTGTCTGGCACCTTCATCGGCCTCATGGCATTCTCGCTGCATCTTTTGCGTACCGGCTACAAGCTCAAACACTGA
- a CDS encoding ABC transporter ATP-binding protein, which translates to MSIAIRFSAVRKRFGEVEALKGVDLDIHEGEFFALLGPNGAGKTTLISVLAGLTRPDGGSAEVLGSDVQRDYRAARRKVGIVPQELTFDPFFSVRETLRFQSGYFGLRRNDDWIDELLHNLGLANKADANMRSLSGGMKRRVMVAQALVHKPPVIVLDEPTAGVDVELRQTLWAFIQGLNQAGHTIVLTTHYLEEAETLCNRIAMLKQGELVALDDKATLMQSHSARTLALKLFPDVLPAALQPLLVGQGDGVYKLKLDDCSTLEAMLATLRDAGVAVRDIEILKPDLESVFLDVMGRKTPVRAE; encoded by the coding sequence ATGTCCATTGCCATCCGCTTTTCAGCCGTCAGGAAGCGCTTCGGGGAAGTCGAGGCGCTTAAGGGCGTTGATCTCGATATCCATGAAGGTGAATTCTTCGCCCTGCTCGGCCCCAATGGCGCCGGCAAGACCACGCTGATCTCGGTGCTGGCGGGTCTGACCCGTCCGGATGGCGGCTCGGCCGAGGTGCTGGGCAGCGATGTACAGCGCGACTATCGCGCTGCCCGCCGCAAGGTCGGTATCGTGCCTCAGGAGCTCACGTTCGATCCCTTCTTCAGCGTCCGTGAGACCTTGCGGTTCCAGTCGGGCTACTTCGGCCTGCGCCGCAATGACGACTGGATTGACGAGCTGCTCCACAATCTGGGCCTGGCCAACAAAGCCGATGCCAATATGCGCTCCCTGTCCGGTGGCATGAAGCGCCGGGTGATGGTGGCGCAGGCCTTGGTGCACAAGCCGCCCGTGATCGTGCTGGATGAGCCGACGGCGGGCGTGGATGTGGAGCTGCGACAGACATTATGGGCGTTCATCCAGGGCCTCAATCAGGCCGGCCATACCATCGTGCTCACTACCCACTATCTGGAAGAGGCTGAAACCCTGTGTAACCGCATCGCCATGCTCAAGCAGGGAGAGCTGGTGGCGCTGGATGACAAGGCCACGCTGATGCAGAGCCATTCTGCCCGCACACTGGCGCTCAAGCTGTTTCCCGATGTCTTGCCCGCTGCCTTGCAGCCTTTGCTGGTGGGGCAGGGTGATGGCGTCTACAAGCTCAAGCTCGACGACTGCAGCACGCTGGAAGCCATGTTGGCCACGCTGCGTGATGCGGGCGTGGCCGTGCGCGATATCGAAATCCTCAAGCCCGATCTGGAGTCGGTCTTTCTTGACGTCATGGGCCGCAAGACGCCCGTGCGGGCGGAGTAA
- a CDS encoding VacJ family lipoprotein, which translates to MKKALISLSSLTLLSACATPANHYDPIEPINRKVYAFNSAVDKAVLKPVAKGYQAVTPAPVRTGVSNFFSNLEDVYIGASNLLQGKWREAASDVGRVVFNTTLGIGGLIDIATPAGLPKHDEDFGQVLGAWGVESGPYLVLPLMGPKTLRDTADTVGSMAMDPVQAINDDDAVTGLSLLRVVDQRTKLFAAESLVASAGFGDEYAFVRDAYLQRRYNLVWDGSPPKPLPLGEDEEYDPADSAAAPSAAEPAAADASSVPAQ; encoded by the coding sequence ATGAAAAAAGCCCTGATTTCCCTGTCCTCGCTCACCCTGCTGAGCGCTTGTGCCACCCCGGCGAACCACTACGATCCGATCGAACCGATCAACCGCAAGGTCTATGCCTTCAACAGTGCGGTCGATAAGGCTGTGCTAAAGCCCGTCGCCAAGGGCTACCAGGCGGTAACCCCGGCGCCTGTGCGCACCGGAGTGTCCAACTTCTTCAGCAATCTGGAGGACGTCTACATCGGCGCCTCGAACCTGCTGCAAGGCAAGTGGCGCGAGGCCGCGAGCGACGTTGGCCGGGTTGTGTTCAACACCACGCTGGGTATCGGAGGCCTGATCGACATTGCCACACCCGCCGGCCTGCCCAAGCATGACGAAGATTTCGGCCAGGTGCTGGGCGCATGGGGTGTGGAGTCTGGTCCCTATCTGGTGTTACCGCTGATGGGCCCAAAAACCCTGCGTGATACGGCGGATACCGTCGGTTCGATGGCGATGGACCCCGTGCAGGCCATCAACGATGACGATGCAGTGACGGGCTTGTCTCTGCTGCGCGTCGTGGATCAGCGCACCAAGCTGTTTGCGGCCGAGTCACTGGTTGCGTCGGCGGGTTTTGGTGATGAATACGCCTTCGTACGCGACGCCTACCTGCAGCGTCGCTACAACCTGGTCTGGGATGGGAGTCCGCCCAAGCCACTGCCTTTGGGTGAGGACGAGGAGTATGACCCGGCCGATTCGGCAGCTGCGCCTTCCGCCGCCGAGCCGGCCGCTGCTGACGCATCATCCGTGCCCGCCCAGTAG
- a CDS encoding lipid asymmetry maintenance protein MlaB — protein sequence MAEVVKLRGALTLDSVCRVRAEMATALDQPELVIDLAEVSEIDSTAISLLLHWQRDAAAAGRKLSLQAPPENLRTLSSLYGVEPLLPPVC from the coding sequence ATGGCGGAAGTCGTAAAGCTGCGCGGTGCCCTGACGCTGGACTCGGTGTGCCGGGTCAGGGCCGAGATGGCGACGGCGCTGGATCAACCGGAGCTGGTCATCGATCTGGCCGAGGTCAGCGAGATCGATTCCACCGCCATCAGCCTTCTGCTGCACTGGCAGCGCGACGCGGCGGCCGCGGGCCGCAAGCTGAGCCTGCAGGCGCCGCCCGAGAATCTGCGCACCCTGTCCTCGCTTTACGGTGTGGAGCCGCTGCTGCCACCGGTTTGCTGA
- a CDS encoding phospholipid-binding protein MlaC → MRKLFAFFMLLIGLGAMAAADAPAPEQLVRTTSKDVLEAIKKDNLQPTDKRFRDLVEAKVMPSFDFNRLTASAVGKSWRQATPEQQAALVREFRTLLLRTYSTAVGTNKLQDIDVKPVRMSPTDTEVTVRTEVKITGGQPFPIDYRLAKAGNDWKVFDVAVEGVSLVTNYRTSFNQTVQKDGINGLIKALADRNAAQPAKTGK, encoded by the coding sequence ATGCGCAAGCTATTCGCCTTCTTCATGCTGCTGATCGGTCTGGGCGCCATGGCCGCTGCCGATGCGCCCGCGCCCGAGCAACTGGTTCGCACAACCAGCAAGGATGTGCTCGAAGCGATCAAGAAAGACAATCTGCAGCCCACCGATAAGCGCTTCCGCGATCTGGTCGAGGCCAAGGTCATGCCGAGTTTCGACTTCAACCGCCTGACCGCATCCGCCGTGGGCAAGTCTTGGCGTCAGGCTACGCCAGAGCAGCAGGCTGCACTGGTACGCGAGTTCCGCACCTTGCTGCTGCGCACTTACTCGACGGCAGTGGGCACCAACAAGCTGCAGGATATCGACGTCAAGCCGGTACGCATGAGCCCCACCGATACGGAAGTCACGGTACGTACCGAGGTCAAGATCACCGGCGGACAGCCTTTCCCCATCGATTACCGTCTGGCCAAGGCTGGTAATGACTGGAAAGTGTTCGATGTGGCGGTCGAGGGTGTGAGCCTCGTGACCAACTACCGCACCAGCTTCAACCAGACCGTGCAGAAAGATGGCATCAACGGTTTGATCAAGGCACTGGCTGACCGCAATGCGGCTCAACCTGCCAAGACAGGCAAGTAA
- the mlaD gene encoding outer membrane lipid asymmetry maintenance protein MlaD: MNRRVYDFWVGVFVMLGLAALVFLALRVSNVSSSGGKPTYRVTAAFDNIGGLKARAPIKSAGVLVGRVASIQLDPTTYRAVVAMDIEQEFQFSRDSSAEILTSGILGDQYIGIEAGAEEAMLKSGDKIALTSSAVVLEKLISQFMFSKAAENPPSDTPAQ, translated from the coding sequence ATGAATCGCCGGGTGTATGACTTCTGGGTAGGCGTGTTTGTGATGCTGGGTCTCGCGGCCTTGGTGTTCCTGGCGTTGCGGGTCAGCAATGTCTCGTCAAGTGGCGGTAAACCCACCTACCGTGTAACGGCTGCTTTCGACAATATCGGTGGCCTGAAGGCGCGTGCGCCGATCAAGAGCGCCGGTGTGCTGGTAGGCCGAGTGGCCAGCATCCAGCTCGATCCGACAACCTACCGTGCCGTGGTGGCCATGGATATCGAACAGGAGTTCCAGTTCAGCCGCGACTCTTCGGCCGAGATCCTGACTTCGGGCATTCTGGGCGACCAATACATCGGTATCGAAGCCGGTGCCGAGGAGGCCATGCTCAAGTCCGGCGACAAGATCGCGCTGACCTCGTCGGCCGTGGTGCTGGAAAAACTGATCAGTCAGTTCATGTTCAGCAAGGCGGCGGAGAATCCGCCTTCAGATACCCCCGCTCAATAA
- the mlaE gene encoding lipid asymmetry maintenance ABC transporter permease subunit MlaE, translating to MSEWLDKRLRNLGAPIVDALIKLGFGFRFFMALLWHSATAWRRPALVVREVYFSGVLSLVIILVSGLFVGMVLGLQGYDTLVRFGASEALGVLVSLSLLRELGPVVAGLLFASRAGSAITAEIGLMRATEQLAAMEMMAVNPIARVVAPRFWGGVIAMPILAALFSTMGILGGYVVGVMLIGVDAGSFWAQMQSQVDLYYDIGNGLIKSVAFGIAVSVIAVFEGFDAPPTAEGVSGATTRTVVTSSLVILGLDFVLTAFMFRGV from the coding sequence GTGTCTGAGTGGCTCGATAAACGCTTACGTAACCTTGGCGCACCGATTGTCGATGCGCTGATCAAGCTGGGTTTCGGCTTTCGCTTCTTCATGGCCTTGCTGTGGCATTCGGCCACGGCTTGGCGCCGGCCTGCGCTGGTCGTGCGCGAGGTGTATTTCTCTGGCGTGCTCTCGCTGGTGATCATTCTGGTGTCGGGCCTGTTCGTGGGCATGGTGCTGGGTCTCCAGGGGTACGACACGCTGGTGCGCTTTGGCGCATCCGAGGCCTTGGGTGTGCTGGTTTCGCTGAGTCTGCTGCGTGAACTGGGCCCGGTCGTTGCCGGTCTGCTGTTTGCCAGCCGTGCCGGCTCGGCCATCACGGCGGAAATCGGCCTGATGCGCGCCACCGAGCAGTTGGCGGCCATGGAAATGATGGCGGTCAATCCGATCGCCCGCGTGGTTGCGCCGCGCTTCTGGGGCGGCGTGATTGCAATGCCCATTCTGGCCGCGCTGTTTTCCACCATGGGCATTCTGGGTGGTTATGTGGTTGGCGTGATGCTGATCGGCGTGGATGCCGGATCGTTCTGGGCGCAGATGCAGTCACAGGTCGATCTGTACTACGACATCGGCAATGGCCTCATCAAGAGTGTGGCATTCGGTATCGCCGTCTCGGTGATTGCCGTATTCGAGGGTTTTGATGCACCGCCGACCGCCGAAGGGGTGTCGGGTGCCACCACGCGTACCGTGGTGACGTCCTCGCTGGTTATTCTGGGTCTGGACTTTGTCCTGACCGCGTTCATGTTTAGGGGTGTTTGA
- a CDS encoding ABC transporter ATP-binding protein encodes MSAEPLVVVDNVTFSYDRRTILKGISLDIPKGKVVAIMGGSGCGKTTLLRLIGGQVKPSKGEVRVGGKVVHDLDSDGLYHLRRKMGMLFQFGALFTDMSVFDNVAFQMREHTDLPESMIRDLVLMKLHAVGLRGAAKLMPSELSGGMARRVALARAIALDPMLVMYDEPFAGLDPISLGIVGKLIRELNDALGATSILVTHDVIESLQIVDYIYFVSDGRIVAQGTPEEIRASEEPFVRQFVGGLPDGPVPFQYPAKDYSAELMGVGRV; translated from the coding sequence GTGTCTGCCGAACCGCTTGTCGTCGTCGACAATGTCACCTTTTCTTACGACCGCCGCACCATTCTCAAGGGTATCAGTCTGGATATCCCCAAGGGCAAGGTCGTGGCCATCATGGGCGGTTCCGGCTGCGGTAAGACCACACTGTTACGGCTGATCGGTGGTCAGGTCAAGCCATCCAAGGGCGAAGTCCGGGTGGGTGGCAAGGTGGTGCACGATCTGGACTCCGACGGCCTGTATCACCTGCGCCGCAAGATGGGCATGCTGTTCCAGTTCGGTGCCTTGTTCACCGATATGTCTGTTTTTGACAACGTCGCATTCCAGATGCGCGAGCACACCGATCTGCCCGAATCGATGATTCGCGATCTGGTGCTGATGAAGCTGCATGCGGTGGGCTTGCGCGGTGCCGCCAAGCTGATGCCGTCGGAACTCTCCGGCGGCATGGCACGCCGTGTTGCGCTGGCCCGTGCGATTGCGCTGGACCCGATGCTGGTGATGTACGACGAACCCTTTGCCGGCCTGGACCCGATCTCGCTGGGGATCGTCGGCAAGCTGATCCGCGAACTCAATGATGCGCTCGGCGCCACCTCGATACTGGTCACGCACGACGTCATCGAGTCCTTGCAGATCGTTGATTACATTTACTTTGTCTCTGATGGTCGCATCGTCGCACAGGGTACGCCGGAGGAGATTCGTGCCTCCGAGGAGCCCTTTGTGCGGCAGTTCGTGGGCGGCCTGCCCGATGGTCCGGTGCCTTTCCAGTACCCGGCGAAAGACTATTCGGCCGAACTGATGGGGGTGGGCCGTGTCTGA
- a CDS encoding sigma-54 dependent transcriptional regulator, producing the protein MNPAQAGLLLVDDDPLIRDTLSFVLGDQFTVRCAANRTEAIALATSVDFVPALALVDLGLPPRSHQPDEGFRLIVELAALLPTLKILALTGQTDEHNARHARTLGAVDFIAKPAGPDVIRAALARALNWQVAEHTLQPRLEIAGLIGASAPMERLRKQVHQFAAAPFPVLITGESGSGKEAVAKALHVASPRADGPCLALNCAALTESLIEATLFGHAKGAFTGATVARAGYFEEAAGGTLFLDEIGELPLPLQAKLLRVLENGEYQRLGETQTRTSAARVVTATNRDLRALARSGAFRTDLYHRLSVLSIETPPLRELGDDRLLLLTHFLGHYAQQLGQAPFTLDSSAIQAWLRYGFPGNVRELRNIAIRLLAKYPGQTIDAAMLTDEFDSEALPPAAHTGRVDEDAAIRLLRDHADFNLDNWLASWEQQCIAAALKLADGNMSQAARLLGINRTTLYSRLEAKSGKDHQL; encoded by the coding sequence ATGAATCCTGCCCAAGCCGGCCTGCTGCTGGTTGACGACGACCCGCTGATCCGCGACACCCTGAGCTTCGTGCTAGGTGACCAGTTCACCGTGCGCTGCGCTGCCAATCGCACCGAAGCCATCGCGCTGGCTACATCTGTCGATTTCGTCCCCGCACTGGCACTTGTGGATCTGGGCCTGCCACCGCGCAGCCATCAGCCCGATGAGGGCTTCCGGCTGATCGTTGAGCTTGCCGCCCTGCTGCCAACCTTGAAAATCCTTGCACTGACCGGCCAGACCGATGAGCACAATGCCCGCCATGCCCGCACACTGGGGGCCGTGGACTTCATTGCCAAGCCGGCCGGACCCGATGTGATCCGCGCGGCACTGGCGCGGGCGTTGAACTGGCAGGTAGCCGAGCACACCCTGCAGCCCCGGCTTGAAATCGCCGGCCTGATCGGTGCCAGCGCGCCAATGGAACGCCTGCGCAAACAGGTGCATCAATTCGCCGCAGCGCCTTTTCCGGTACTGATCACGGGCGAATCCGGCTCGGGCAAGGAAGCCGTGGCCAAAGCGCTGCACGTTGCCTCGCCACGCGCCGACGGCCCATGCCTCGCCCTCAATTGCGCAGCCCTGACGGAAAGCCTGATCGAAGCAACGCTGTTCGGCCACGCCAAAGGCGCCTTTACCGGCGCCACCGTGGCCCGGGCAGGTTACTTCGAGGAAGCCGCTGGCGGCACTCTGTTTCTGGATGAGATCGGCGAGCTGCCCCTGCCTTTGCAAGCCAAGCTGCTGCGTGTACTGGAGAATGGTGAGTACCAGCGCCTGGGCGAAACACAGACCCGGACCAGTGCCGCCCGCGTGGTCACCGCCACCAATCGCGATCTGCGCGCACTGGCCCGCAGTGGTGCCTTTCGTACCGACCTTTATCACCGCCTATCGGTGCTGAGTATCGAGACGCCACCGCTGCGCGAGCTGGGCGATGATCGCCTGCTGCTATTGACCCACTTCCTGGGCCACTATGCGCAACAGCTGGGGCAGGCGCCGTTCACCCTGGACTCTTCGGCCATACAGGCCTGGCTGCGCTATGGCTTCCCCGGCAATGTGCGCGAGCTGCGCAATATCGCCATCCGTCTTTTGGCCAAGTACCCGGGCCAGACGATTGACGCCGCAATGCTGACCGACGAGTTCGACAGCGAGGCGCTTCCGCCTGCCGCCCATACAGGCCGCGTGGATGAGGATGCGGCCATCCGCCTGCTGCGCGACCATGCCGACTTCAACCTGGACAACTGGCTGGCCAGCTGGGAGCAGCAATGCATCGCCGCCGCACTCAAGCTTGCCGATGGCAATATGAGTCAAGCCGCACGGCTGCTCGGCATCAACCGGACAACGCTGTATAGCCGGCTTGAGGCTAAATCAGGCAAGGACCACCAACTCTGA